One Thermicanus aegyptius DSM 12793 DNA segment encodes these proteins:
- a CDS encoding ABC transporter permease, translating into MRRKFVVYLSLLPILWVLVGFILYPTLSTIKTSLIVENGFDLGNYFQFFTYTKNMEAFVNTIVLGLATVIVCGLIGTALAFFVHGFQFPGKKILDIFLLTPIMLPGVVATLVFMQLYGESGLVTKSIQFLFHLQEPPFILRGFWGILFIHAYTQYIFFYVNVSAALKRIDLSLIEAAKNMGAGNLKVFLNVVLPLLTPAIVASSILTFMTAVGSFAAPALLGDSYRVMSVQILMSKVNNYFGLAAVQGIMLSLISVLFLMVLRWYETKKDYSLSPKGFVIGTLPIRKPWLKGLFIGISILLIATIALPIFTLVLLSFVKRGTWIADIFPKHFNLNNYILFFSEPGVAQPFINSINMSVIATSLAVLVGSISSYVIVKTKLKIRWLIELLVMLPWALPASTVAINMINGFNVPNPFSLNMVLVGTYWILPLTYFVGMLPLIVRSTNASLLQLHPSLEEASRSLGASWVETFIRVVVPIILPGILAGALLGFVGAFGDYTSSALMYTVHNVPISVEMINTMYDFDIGLSMTYGVIQVVITMVIIMLFQNIGRFGEFKF; encoded by the coding sequence ATGAGAAGAAAATTTGTCGTTTATCTTTCCTTATTACCTATTCTGTGGGTATTGGTGGGATTTATTCTATATCCGACACTTAGCACGATTAAAACCAGTTTAATTGTTGAGAATGGTTTCGATTTGGGTAATTACTTTCAGTTCTTCACTTATACGAAGAATATGGAGGCCTTTGTAAATACCATTGTTTTGGGTTTGGCTACCGTTATTGTTTGTGGTTTGATTGGTACGGCTTTGGCTTTTTTCGTTCATGGGTTTCAATTTCCGGGGAAAAAAATATTGGATATATTTTTACTAACGCCGATTATGCTTCCCGGTGTAGTGGCGACGCTTGTTTTTATGCAATTGTACGGAGAAAGCGGATTGGTAACGAAAAGCATTCAATTTTTATTTCATCTGCAAGAACCGCCTTTTATTTTACGGGGATTTTGGGGAATTTTGTTCATTCATGCTTACACTCAGTATATTTTCTTTTATGTTAATGTTTCAGCCGCTCTGAAACGAATCGATCTCTCTCTTATTGAGGCGGCAAAAAATATGGGAGCCGGTAATCTGAAGGTTTTTCTGAATGTGGTGCTTCCCCTTTTGACACCAGCAATCGTCGCATCTTCGATATTGACATTCATGACGGCTGTAGGCTCTTTTGCTGCACCGGCATTGCTCGGAGATTCGTACCGCGTCATGAGCGTTCAGATCTTGATGTCGAAAGTGAATAATTACTTTGGGCTGGCTGCCGTACAGGGGATTATGTTATCTTTAATCTCCGTCCTCTTTTTAATGGTGTTGCGTTGGTATGAAACGAAGAAAGATTACAGTTTGTCTCCAAAAGGATTCGTGATAGGGACCCTGCCCATTCGAAAACCGTGGTTAAAAGGATTGTTTATCGGTATTTCCATTCTGCTTATAGCGACGATCGCTCTTCCTATATTTACATTGGTATTGCTATCTTTTGTTAAAAGAGGAACATGGATCGCAGATATCTTCCCCAAGCACTTCAACCTTAACAACTATATCCTTTTCTTTTCTGAGCCGGGGGTCGCTCAGCCGTTCATCAACAGCATCAATATGTCTGTGATTGCCACATCACTCGCCGTTTTGGTCGGAAGCATCAGCTCATACGTAATTGTCAAGACAAAGCTAAAGATCCGCTGGTTGATTGAGTTACTGGTCATGTTGCCTTGGGCATTGCCTGCAAGTACGGTTGCTATTAATATGATCAATGGATTTAACGTTCCAAATCCGTTCTCTTTGAACATGGTATTGGTTGGTACGTACTGGATTTTGCCGCTTACCTACTTTGTTGGAATGCTCCCATTAATTGTTCGGTCAACGAACGCTTCCCTTCTTCAGTTACATCCATCCTTGGAAGAAGCGTCGCGCAGTTTAGGAGCTTCTTGGGTAGAAACGTTTATACGTGTTGTTGTACCGATTATACTACCGGGCATATTGGCAGGGGCGTTGCTCGGATTTGTCGGCGCGTTTGGGGATTATACCAGTTCCGCATTGATGTACACGGTTCATAATGTGCCTATATCCGTAGAGATGATCAATACAATGTACGACTTCGATATCGGGTTATCTATGACCTATGGTGTAATCCAGGTCGTAATTACAATGGTGATCATTATGCTTTTCCAAAATATTGGCAGATTTGGAGAATTCAAATTCTGA
- a CDS encoding sugar phosphate isomerase/epimerase family protein: MKKGYHIPLFWQEKEIRSMGEILLGMGYYEAVEIKYPFHLHDFDPSSYVAGIRGLVEDFRPEVTMHIPTNLDIGHVNTLIRSEIIDEIKRAIEFAAQLKATVLPIHPGTIGMMDIPSEGSSVEKRHLIETSEIRKSKARSLTVEALMELSDLIATYSPMMKLAVENVLLPSEVVYTASQLDGILQAVGRPNVGALFDSGHAYRNGIRPDDFVRALLSDIIHVHINDNDGTCDLHLSIGKGMIDFRSLFKALKEKGYCGIIVVETSFQRFEELIEDSRKIDLFWNS; the protein is encoded by the coding sequence TTGAAGAAAGGGTATCATATTCCTCTTTTCTGGCAGGAGAAGGAGATTCGCAGTATGGGCGAAATCTTGTTGGGGATGGGCTATTACGAAGCGGTCGAAATCAAATACCCTTTTCATTTGCATGATTTCGATCCGTCTTCTTATGTTGCGGGTATTCGCGGGCTAGTTGAGGATTTTCGCCCGGAGGTGACGATGCATATACCAACCAATTTAGATATCGGTCACGTTAACACGTTGATCCGTAGCGAAATAATCGATGAAATTAAGCGAGCAATTGAGTTTGCCGCCCAGTTGAAGGCCACTGTGTTACCTATTCATCCCGGTACGATTGGAATGATGGATATTCCGTCGGAAGGATCATCGGTGGAAAAAAGGCACCTTATCGAAACGAGTGAGATACGAAAGTCCAAGGCTCGATCCCTTACAGTTGAAGCGCTTATGGAACTGTCGGATTTGATTGCCACATACTCCCCTATGATGAAGCTGGCAGTAGAAAACGTACTCCTTCCATCGGAAGTGGTCTACACTGCGAGTCAATTGGATGGGATTCTTCAGGCGGTTGGACGTCCCAATGTGGGGGCGCTTTTTGATAGCGGACATGCATACCGCAATGGTATACGCCCAGATGATTTCGTCAGAGCCCTTTTGTCCGATATCATTCATGTGCATATAAACGACAATGATGGTACTTGCGATTTACACTTAAGTATCGGAAAGGGTATGATTGATTTTCGTTCATTGTTTAAGGCCTTAAAAGAAAAGGGGTATTGTGGGATTATCGTTGTGGAAACAAGCTTTCAACGCTTTGAAGAACTCATAGAAGATTCGAGAAAAATAGATCTATTTTGGAATTCATAA
- a CDS encoding LacI family DNA-binding transcriptional regulator, with translation MPTLKDIADKAGVSVATVSRVLSGNETYSFAPETVERILQLADELGYRPPRNRKTIINRPRFAMIMWYREEEEHLYTYYSEIRLGAEKKCRNEHVEFQKYYTVESFLQGHQPNLYDGVIAIGKFSDLEVVRLAEKAERLVFVDSSPAPLLYDSVMVDFFSAVSDVINYLLNRGLRKIGFIGKNEYVGKNKDRIPDLRKESFCLLTKYHGIYDESLIFITDEPTPSSGYEVANRLMGKPIPDAFIVFSDTVALGVLSAFQEAGIRVPEDVSIFSFDDLPMARFTYPSLSTVKIYTEYMGGAAVELLMEQLKERRELPKKVIIPHKLMIRKSSR, from the coding sequence ATGCCTACTTTGAAGGATATCGCGGATAAGGCGGGCGTTTCCGTTGCCACGGTATCAAGGGTGTTAAGTGGTAACGAAACGTATTCCTTCGCTCCGGAGACTGTGGAACGAATCTTACAATTGGCGGACGAATTAGGATATCGTCCTCCTCGTAATCGGAAAACGATAATCAATCGCCCGCGCTTCGCCATGATCATGTGGTATCGGGAGGAAGAAGAACATCTCTATACTTATTATAGTGAAATACGTTTAGGCGCTGAGAAAAAATGTCGAAATGAGCATGTTGAGTTTCAAAAATATTATACAGTGGAATCTTTCTTACAAGGCCATCAGCCGAATTTATACGATGGAGTAATTGCAATTGGAAAATTTTCGGACTTAGAAGTGGTTCGTTTGGCAGAAAAAGCGGAACGGCTCGTGTTCGTAGATTCCTCGCCCGCCCCTCTTTTGTATGATAGTGTAATGGTAGATTTTTTTTCCGCCGTTTCGGATGTAATCAATTACTTGCTGAATAGAGGGCTACGGAAAATTGGTTTTATAGGAAAGAACGAATACGTGGGGAAGAACAAAGATCGCATTCCCGATCTTCGTAAAGAAAGCTTTTGCCTTTTGACCAAATATCATGGGATTTATGACGAGTCGTTGATTTTCATCACAGATGAACCGACACCTTCTTCCGGATATGAGGTGGCAAATCGGCTGATGGGTAAACCCATACCGGACGCATTTATCGTTTTTTCCGATACGGTGGCGCTGGGTGTATTGAGTGCTTTTCAGGAGGCAGGAATCCGCGTTCCGGAAGATGTTTCTATATTTAGTTTTGATGATCTGCCGATGGCGAGGTTCACTTATCCTTCATTGTCTACGGTCAAAATCTACACTGAGTATATGGGAGGGGCTGCTGTCGAGTTATTAATGGAGCAATTAAAGGAGCGACGTGAGCTCCCCAAGAAAGTGATTATTCCCCATAAGTTAATGATCCGTAAGAGTAGTCGTTAG
- a CDS encoding IS4 family transposase, which yields MLLHNSPSEQYKQQLSSVFSHLKVGELLRKAGIRKASGISSFAVFQIIFLLVFQGRNLFRLLGSGRTESLPGKDVVYRFLNETRFNWRRFLQSLSLRIVSGFEKLISSHRIRVFIIDDSVLRRERSKKVELLAKVFDHVSGHFVRGYNLLTLGWSDGYSFAPIDFTLMSSAKASNRLMEMREDLDKRSSGYKRRKEAVMHKPDAAIQMLDRALKAGFTADYVLMDSWFTHEPLLQEIMSKGLHVIGMVKALKQRYIFKGKKVGLHELFEMIPKNPKAEIQGSVMVKTPQGLSLKIVFVQNRNNRREWLAILTTDLSLENAEIVRIYGMRWSIETFFKMAKSYLKLGSEFQGRSFDLMISHTTIVFSRYLVLEWERRQNTDERSFGGMFYLFADEVTNIDLKTALRQLMAFVQELLKNQPKESTALLCQLQKWISELPGYIKRLFVIPGCES from the coding sequence ATGTTACTACACAACTCTCCGTCTGAACAGTATAAGCAGCAACTTTCCTCTGTTTTTTCACATCTTAAAGTGGGCGAACTTTTGCGAAAGGCCGGTATCCGCAAGGCCTCTGGCATTTCCAGTTTTGCTGTTTTTCAAATCATCTTTCTGCTGGTCTTCCAAGGACGCAATCTATTTCGGTTACTAGGAAGCGGGAGAACGGAATCTCTCCCCGGAAAAGATGTGGTTTATCGATTCCTTAATGAAACCCGTTTTAACTGGAGACGCTTTTTGCAATCCTTAAGTCTTAGGATTGTATCTGGCTTTGAGAAACTCATCTCCTCCCATCGCATCCGCGTTTTTATCATCGATGACTCTGTCTTGCGCCGGGAACGGAGCAAAAAGGTAGAACTGTTGGCAAAAGTCTTTGATCATGTTTCGGGACATTTCGTTCGGGGATATAACCTATTAACGCTGGGCTGGTCTGATGGGTATAGTTTTGCGCCGATCGATTTTACCTTGATGAGTTCTGCAAAAGCTTCAAACCGCCTTATGGAAATGCGTGAGGACTTAGACAAGCGCTCCAGTGGCTATAAGCGGCGGAAAGAAGCCGTGATGCACAAACCGGATGCGGCTATACAAATGCTTGACCGAGCACTCAAAGCCGGATTTACAGCGGACTACGTACTCATGGACAGTTGGTTTACCCACGAACCTCTTCTTCAGGAGATCATGAGCAAAGGTCTTCACGTCATTGGAATGGTTAAAGCGCTTAAACAGCGGTATATATTCAAAGGGAAGAAAGTAGGTTTGCATGAACTTTTTGAGATGATTCCTAAAAATCCAAAAGCAGAGATTCAAGGCTCTGTTATGGTTAAGACGCCTCAAGGCTTATCGCTTAAGATCGTCTTCGTCCAGAATCGGAACAACCGGAGAGAATGGCTCGCGATTTTGACAACAGACCTCTCCCTAGAGAATGCTGAAATCGTAAGGATTTATGGCATGCGCTGGAGCATTGAGACTTTCTTTAAAATGGCAAAATCGTATTTGAAATTAGGTTCTGAATTCCAAGGCCGCTCTTTTGACCTGATGATAAGCCATACAACCATTGTTTTTTCCCGTTATCTCGTTCTTGAGTGGGAACGAAGGCAAAATACAGATGAGCGATCCTTCGGAGGGATGTTTTATCTTTTTGCTGATGAAGTAACGAATATAGACTTAAAAACGGCATTACGTCAGTTAATGGCTTTTGTTCAAGAGTTGCTCAAGAATCAACCGAAGGAAAGCACCGCTCTGCTATGTCAATTACAGAAGTGGATTAGCGAATTGCCCGGTTATATCAAGCGTTTATTCGTAATTCCGGGGTGCGAAAGTTGA
- a CDS encoding sugar O-acetyltransferase, translating to MRSEKEKMLAGQFYYAGDEELVKEREYARNLLFEFNHTRPSEKEKRMEILKQLIIAKGSFYIEAPFYCDYGYNIIVGDNFYANFGCTILDVNKVTIGDHVLLGPNVQIYTATHPIDPVERLTGKEFSKPIFIGNNVWIGGGTIICPGVKIGDHVTIGAGSVVTKDIPDHVVAVGNPCKVIREI from the coding sequence ATGCGTAGTGAAAAAGAGAAAATGTTAGCCGGTCAATTTTATTATGCGGGGGATGAAGAATTAGTAAAAGAAAGAGAGTATGCAAGAAATTTGCTCTTTGAGTTTAACCACACGAGACCAAGTGAAAAAGAGAAACGTATGGAAATCCTTAAGCAATTAATTATTGCAAAAGGTTCTTTTTATATTGAAGCCCCCTTTTATTGTGATTATGGATACAATATTATCGTTGGGGATAACTTTTATGCTAATTTTGGTTGTACTATCCTTGATGTGAATAAGGTTACGATTGGGGATCATGTACTTTTAGGTCCCAATGTTCAAATATATACCGCTACTCACCCTATTGATCCCGTGGAACGGCTTACCGGTAAAGAATTTTCTAAACCCATTTTTATAGGGAATAATGTTTGGATTGGCGGCGGAACCATAATCTGTCCAGGCGTGAAGATTGGTGACCATGTCACCATTGGTGCTGGAAGTGTTGTTACCAAAGATATCCCAGATCATGTAGTTGCTGTAGGAAATCCTTGCAAGGTGATCAGAGAGATATAA
- the panD gene encoding aspartate 1-decarboxylase has protein sequence MFRTMMKSKIHRAKVTEANLNYVGSVTIAKDLMEAADILENEQVQIVNNNNGARFETYVIPGPPHSGIICLNGAAARLVQPGDTIIIISYALMEEKEAREHQPILLFMNEDNSIAQIKRGEIHGNLS, from the coding sequence ATGTTCCGAACCATGATGAAATCAAAAATACACCGCGCCAAAGTAACGGAGGCCAATCTGAACTACGTCGGATCGGTCACCATCGCCAAAGATTTAATGGAAGCCGCCGATATTCTGGAAAATGAACAAGTACAGATCGTCAACAACAACAACGGCGCCCGTTTTGAAACCTATGTAATCCCGGGCCCGCCTCACTCCGGGATCATCTGCCTTAACGGAGCCGCCGCCCGTCTCGTTCAACCCGGGGATACGATCATCATCATCTCCTATGCTCTCATGGAGGAAAAAGAAGCCCGTGAGCACCAACCCATTCTGCTCTTTATGAACGAAGATAACAGCATCGCCCAGATTAAACGAGGAGAGATCCACGGCAATTTATCTTAA
- the panC gene encoding pantoate--beta-alanine ligase — protein sequence MIFTTIREIRHHINEEKKKGRQIGLVPTMGYLHEGHLSLIRQAKERGNYVVLSIFVNPLQFGPNEDYARYPRDLKRDEKLADEAGVDAIFAPSVEEMYPEKSLTYVTVEKLSDTLCGLTRPGHFRGVATVVSKLFHIIEPDEAFFGQKDIQQVRIIEQMVTDLNFPIKVVRCPIIREEDGLAMSSRNVYLSPAERREAPILYKALRRAEKAFLNGEIDGNTLVHLVKEQIEQSPSAKIEYVRLVHLKTLDEVTKVTDPAILAVAVRFGTTRLIDNILLEPSQNLHYMHKHEGEHGGA from the coding sequence ATGATTTTTACCACCATCCGGGAGATCCGTCATCATATAAACGAAGAGAAGAAAAAAGGAAGACAAATCGGGCTCGTCCCCACCATGGGATACCTCCACGAAGGGCACCTCTCCCTGATCCGTCAAGCGAAGGAGAGAGGAAACTACGTGGTCCTTAGCATCTTCGTAAACCCCCTTCAGTTTGGACCCAATGAGGATTACGCCCGCTATCCCCGCGATCTGAAGCGGGATGAGAAATTAGCCGATGAAGCGGGGGTAGACGCCATCTTCGCCCCCTCGGTCGAAGAGATGTATCCGGAAAAATCCCTGACCTATGTAACGGTGGAGAAACTCTCCGACACCCTCTGCGGCCTAACCCGCCCCGGACACTTTCGCGGCGTAGCCACCGTCGTCTCAAAACTCTTTCACATCATCGAGCCGGATGAAGCCTTTTTCGGCCAAAAAGATATTCAGCAGGTACGGATTATCGAACAGATGGTAACCGATCTCAACTTCCCCATCAAGGTGGTCCGCTGCCCCATCATTCGCGAAGAAGACGGATTAGCCATGAGCTCCCGCAACGTGTATCTCTCTCCGGCGGAAAGGCGAGAAGCCCCCATCCTCTATAAGGCGCTGCGTCGAGCGGAGAAAGCTTTTTTAAACGGAGAGATCGATGGAAATACCTTGGTTCACCTGGTAAAAGAGCAGATTGAACAATCTCCCTCTGCGAAAATTGAATATGTACGCCTTGTTCACCTTAAGACGCTTGATGAGGTAACCAAGGTGACTGACCCCGCCATCCTAGCGGTCGCTGTCCGTTTCGGGACCACCCGTCTCATCGATAACATTCTCTTGGAACCCTCACAAAATTTACACTACATGCATAAACACGAAGGAGAACATGGAGGAGCCTAA
- the panB gene encoding 3-methyl-2-oxobutanoate hydroxymethyltransferase: MTRQKATTSSLQQMKKEAEHIVMITAYDYPGAKAAEEAGVDVILVGDSLGMVVLGYETTLPVTMEDMIHHTKAVRRGAKETMIVTDMPFLSYHVTVAEAIRNAGRLLQEGGADAVKLEGGRERIPTIRQLVEAQIPVMGHLGLTPQSVNLLGGFKVQGREAEGAKRIIDDALRLEEAGCFALVLESVPGELAAWITSRLSIPTIGIGAGPGCDGQVLVMHDLLGIHQGHVAKFVKRYADVNRIMVEGIRAFANEVRNGQFPTPEQTYTMKKEEWQRLLKEMENA, encoded by the coding sequence ATGACAAGACAAAAGGCAACCACTTCATCCTTACAACAAATGAAAAAAGAAGCGGAACACATTGTCATGATCACCGCATACGATTATCCGGGGGCTAAGGCAGCCGAAGAAGCCGGGGTAGATGTAATCCTCGTGGGCGATTCCCTGGGCATGGTCGTCTTAGGATATGAGACCACGTTGCCTGTTACGATGGAGGATATGATCCATCATACCAAAGCCGTTCGCCGAGGGGCAAAAGAGACGATGATCGTCACCGACATGCCCTTTCTATCCTACCACGTCACCGTTGCCGAAGCGATCCGAAATGCAGGCCGCCTCCTGCAAGAAGGGGGGGCAGATGCGGTAAAACTAGAGGGGGGCAGAGAGAGAATCCCTACCATCCGTCAATTGGTAGAAGCCCAAATCCCCGTGATGGGACACCTCGGTTTAACGCCCCAATCCGTTAACCTCCTTGGGGGATTTAAAGTTCAAGGACGCGAAGCCGAGGGAGCAAAACGGATCATCGACGATGCCCTTCGTCTCGAAGAAGCAGGATGTTTTGCTCTCGTTCTGGAGTCTGTACCCGGCGAACTGGCCGCCTGGATCACAAGCCGTTTATCCATCCCTACCATCGGCATCGGAGCGGGACCAGGTTGTGACGGGCAAGTCTTGGTCATGCACGATCTACTTGGCATCCATCAAGGACATGTCGCCAAATTCGTGAAAAGATATGCAGACGTAAACCGCATCATGGTGGAAGGAATCCGGGCATTCGCAAATGAGGTTCGGAACGGGCAATTTCCCACCCCAGAACAGACTTACACCATGAAAAAAGAAGAATGGCAACGATTGCTAAAGGAGATGGAAAACGCATGA
- the yfkAB gene encoding radical SAM/CxCxxxxC motif protein YfkAB, with amino-acid sequence MDRTNRQEISPAYDPWESIHHRIAHGRDLLTSVEFTVTHQCNLRCEHCAVGEDLLVGEPDGRIPLHLLLERLDEIEHLETISITGGEPLFNHEMVRDYVVPLLRYAHNRGAKTQLNSNLTLALDRYEEILPFLDVMHISFNYVSAEDFYRITFARMPHKVSYSQAEKIFHRLVENTRKLADMGVFVSAESMISIRTKEKICEIHRWVYEMGCRRHEVHPLYPSDFARDMPLLSLEELRDAYHRLLDAHIPNLWILFGTLPFYPCSGIDEDLQLIKRIHRTPHVTVRNDPDGHIRLNVNVFSGDVIVTDFGDVGPLGNVKEDRLEDCLLRWQSHELFRPYRCFCPQSRCNGPSLLVAKTYYPDVDFSVRKGISISSD; translated from the coding sequence ATGGATAGGACAAACAGACAAGAGATCAGTCCCGCCTACGATCCGTGGGAATCGATCCATCACCGCATCGCGCATGGACGGGATCTGCTCACCAGCGTGGAATTTACCGTCACACATCAGTGTAACTTGCGCTGTGAGCATTGTGCGGTGGGGGAGGATTTACTTGTGGGAGAGCCGGATGGGAGAATTCCTCTTCACCTCTTGTTGGAGAGGCTTGATGAAATAGAGCATCTTGAGACGATCAGCATCACCGGAGGGGAACCTCTGTTTAATCATGAGATGGTTAGGGATTATGTGGTTCCTTTACTGCGGTATGCCCATAACCGGGGTGCGAAGACGCAGCTGAATTCGAACCTGACGCTTGCGTTGGATCGGTATGAGGAGATTCTTCCCTTTCTAGATGTGATGCACATTTCGTTTAATTATGTCTCTGCCGAAGATTTTTATCGGATTACCTTTGCCCGGATGCCCCATAAAGTTTCTTATTCCCAGGCGGAAAAAATCTTTCATCGGCTTGTGGAGAATACTCGCAAGTTGGCGGATATGGGGGTTTTCGTGTCGGCCGAGTCGATGATCAGTATTCGGACGAAGGAGAAGATTTGCGAGATTCACAGGTGGGTCTATGAGATGGGGTGCCGAAGGCATGAGGTTCACCCCTTGTATCCCAGCGATTTCGCGAGGGATATGCCTCTGTTATCTTTGGAGGAATTAAGGGATGCGTATCATAGACTGCTCGATGCTCATATTCCCAACCTGTGGATCTTGTTCGGCACTTTGCCCTTTTATCCCTGCAGTGGGATTGATGAGGATCTCCAATTGATCAAGAGGATTCATCGGACGCCTCATGTGACGGTTAGGAACGACCCGGATGGGCATATTCGCTTAAATGTGAATGTTTTTTCCGGGGATGTGATTGTGACCGATTTTGGTGATGTGGGTCCTCTGGGGAATGTAAAGGAGGACCGCCTGGAGGACTGCCTTCTTCGCTGGCAGTCGCATGAACTCTTTCGCCCGTATCGTTGTTTCTGTCCCCAGTCCCGTTGCAATGGACCTAGTCTGTTGGTGGCAAAGACCTATTATCCGGATGTAGATTTTTCCGTGAGGAAAGGAATCTCGATTTCTTCCGATTAA
- a CDS encoding Uma2 family endonuclease produces MIKLIEKKHSLLHLAFHSFCGREGEILLAPLDVHFDQENIVRPDLIYIRLERMEIIRDGYVFGVPDLVMEIMSESTGKRGKTIKKLYERFGVKEYWVVDPVYRLVEPFMLDNGRYLLEAILTEQDRRTIWASTSLT; encoded by the coding sequence ATGATTAAACTCATAGAGAAAAAACACTCTCTTCTTCACCTTGCTTTTCATTCCTTCTGTGGTCGGGAGGGGGAGATTTTGCTCGCACCCCTGGATGTTCATTTTGATCAAGAGAACATCGTACGGCCGGACCTCATTTACATCAGACTCGAACGTATGGAGATCATCCGGGACGGTTATGTATTTGGCGTGCCGGACCTTGTGATGGAAATCATGTCGGAAAGCACGGGAAAAAGGGGTAAGACGATTAAAAAGTTATACGAACGTTTCGGCGTGAAGGAATACTGGGTGGTCGATCCTGTGTATCGCCTTGTGGAGCCATTTATGCTGGACAATGGCCGCTATTTGTTGGAGGCCATTTTGACCGAACAGGATAGACGAACAATTTGGGCATCCACAAGTTTGACTTGA